Proteins encoded together in one Astatotilapia calliptera chromosome 7, fAstCal1.2, whole genome shotgun sequence window:
- the cln6b gene encoding ceroid-lipofuscinosis neuronal protein 6 homolog isoform X2 has translation MTLRTDTKTSTRKRENPALRAAAFMCSRSAGSTQVEAVLPRPRFHLDLWLSFTFQNWILDVGRPVVMLVLPADWLPLQHPGVADHLHFLYNVTAPLILLKMLERSPWMLPGLAVRLGIIAVSMGTTLHLVADSITRRLLLIGYQLHLPVRENPIMRNLKPSALVDVFELLFHYDDTVGHMMWYVPFFLVLVLFFNGCFSRREQEERMPPSAWMLLAPNAAYYWYLITEGQTFILFTFTFFAMTTTVMHQRRRGLFLNSDGLFMFYSFSAALILVAIWVACLWNDSILRTTVPGLIYIPRPCTVYTLHLHQMSHI, from the exons ATGACTTTACGGACAGACACGAAGACGTCCACGAGGAAGAGAGAGAACCCAGCTCTGCGTGCAGCAGCTTTCATGTGCAG CCGCTCGGCCGGTTCCACGCAGGTGGAGGCGGTTCTGCCGAGGCCTCGCTTCCACCTAGACCTCTGGCTCAGCTTCACCTTCCAGAATTGGATCCTGGATGTTGGCCGTCCTGTCGTCATG CTCGTCCTCCCTGCCGATTGGCTCCCTCTGCAGCATCCTGGGGTTGCAGACCATCTCCACTTCCTGTACAACGTCACGGCTCCGCTCATACTTCTCAAA ATGCTTGAACGCAGCCCCTGGATGCTCCCGGGCCTCGCCGTCCGCCTTGGCATCATCGCCGTTTCCATGGGAACCACCCTTCACTTGGTGGCAGACTCCATCACGAGACGCCTGCTGCTGATTGGTTACCAGCTGCACCTGCCTGTTAGAGAGAATCCAATAATGAGGAACCTCAAACCTTCGGCCCTG gtcGACGTCTTTGAGCTGCTGTTTCACTACGATGACACTGTTGGTCACATGATGTG GTACGTCCCTTTCTTCCTCGTCCTCGTGCTCTTCTTCAATGGTTGTTTCAGTCGCAgggagcaggaggagaggaTGCCACCGTCAGCGTGGATGCTACTCGCTCCAAACGCTGCCTACTACTG GTATTTAATCACAGAAGGACAGACCTTCATCCTCTTCACCTTCACCTTCTTCGCCATGACCACTACAGTGATGCATCAGAGGAGGCGGGGCTTGTTTCTCAACAGTGATGGGCTTTTCATGTtctacag TTTCTCTGCAGCTCTGATCCTGGTGGCGATCTGGGTGGCCTGTCTGTGGAACGACAGCATCCTGAGGACGACAGTCCCCGGACTGATCTACATCCCACGGCCCTGCACCGTCTACACGCTCCACCTCCACCAGATGAGCCACATATGA
- the cln6b gene encoding ceroid-lipofuscinosis neuronal protein 6 homolog isoform X1 produces the protein MTLRTDTKTSTRKRENPALRAAAFMCSRSAGSTQVEAVLPRPRFHLDLWLSFTFQNWILDVGRPVVMLVLPADWLPLQHPGVADHLHFLYNVTAPLILLKMLERSPWMLPGLAVRLGIIAVSMGTTLHLVADSITRRLLLIGYQLHLPVRENPIMRNLKPSALVDVFELLFHYDDTVGHMMWYVPFFLVLVLFFNGCFSRREQEERMPPSAWMLLAPNAAYYWYLITEGQTFILFTFTFFAMTTTVMHQRRRGLFLNSDGLFMFYSSDPGGDLGGLSVERQHPEDDSPRTDLHPTALHRLHAPPPPDEPHMTELEGEE, from the exons ATGACTTTACGGACAGACACGAAGACGTCCACGAGGAAGAGAGAGAACCCAGCTCTGCGTGCAGCAGCTTTCATGTGCAG CCGCTCGGCCGGTTCCACGCAGGTGGAGGCGGTTCTGCCGAGGCCTCGCTTCCACCTAGACCTCTGGCTCAGCTTCACCTTCCAGAATTGGATCCTGGATGTTGGCCGTCCTGTCGTCATG CTCGTCCTCCCTGCCGATTGGCTCCCTCTGCAGCATCCTGGGGTTGCAGACCATCTCCACTTCCTGTACAACGTCACGGCTCCGCTCATACTTCTCAAA ATGCTTGAACGCAGCCCCTGGATGCTCCCGGGCCTCGCCGTCCGCCTTGGCATCATCGCCGTTTCCATGGGAACCACCCTTCACTTGGTGGCAGACTCCATCACGAGACGCCTGCTGCTGATTGGTTACCAGCTGCACCTGCCTGTTAGAGAGAATCCAATAATGAGGAACCTCAAACCTTCGGCCCTG gtcGACGTCTTTGAGCTGCTGTTTCACTACGATGACACTGTTGGTCACATGATGTG GTACGTCCCTTTCTTCCTCGTCCTCGTGCTCTTCTTCAATGGTTGTTTCAGTCGCAgggagcaggaggagaggaTGCCACCGTCAGCGTGGATGCTACTCGCTCCAAACGCTGCCTACTACTG GTATTTAATCACAGAAGGACAGACCTTCATCCTCTTCACCTTCACCTTCTTCGCCATGACCACTACAGTGATGCATCAGAGGAGGCGGGGCTTGTTTCTCAACAGTGATGGGCTTTTCATGTtctacag CTCTGATCCTGGTGGCGATCTGGGTGGCCTGTCTGTGGAACGACAGCATCCTGAGGACGACAGTCCCCGGACTGATCTACATCCCACGGCCCTGCACCGTCTACACGCTCCACCTCCACCAGATGAGCCACATATGACGGAGTTAGAAGGAGAAGAATGA